CCCATCGACGACGGCTCGGCCATCAATCTGTGCGAGTTCATCAAGGAATGCGGCATCGTCGAGCAGGAAGAGATCATCCCCGATATCGAGATCACGCAAACGCTGCTCATCGGCGACGAATCGACCGAGGGCAAGTTCATCAAGATCGAACCGTGCGACGTGTTCACCGTCCGCTACACCTGCATCTACCCCGAGCCCCTCGGCCGGCAGAGCTACGAATTTGCCATGCGCTCGGCTGAGGATTTCCAGCGTGAGATCGCCCCGGCCAGGACCTACGGTTTTGTCGACGATTTCAACAAGCTCAGCGACATGGGCTTGGCCGAAGGCGGCCGGATGAACAATTTCATCCTGATCGACAAGGACAAGATCATCAATACCACCCTGCGTTTTCCCGAAGAATTGGCCCGGCACAAGATCCTGGACATCATCGGCGATTTTTACCTGCTGGGCCGTCCGATCCGGGGAAAAATCACCGCCCAGAAAACCGGCCATACCGACAACACCAAGATGGTGAACCTGGTCAAGGAGACATTCCTGAAGAAGACCTGATCTTGGCGTAGGGCATAGGGTTGACGGCGGAAGGTGAAAGCAAAGACAATCAGGTCTATTGCAAAGTGTTTTTATTTTCATTAGAATACCAACCGGGAAATAATCTGCACAGGATTATGAAATTGCACGCATGAGGAGGCGCGAATGTCTGATGCACTGGGATTGATTGAAACCAAAGGATTTGCTGCCATGGTCGAGGCGGCCGACGCCATGGTCAAGGCCGCCAAGGTGGAACTGGTGGGCTATGAAAAGATCGGCGGCGGCTACACCACCGCCATCGTGCGCGGCGATGTGGCCGCGGTCAAGGCGGCCACCGAGGCGGGAGCCCGCGCGGCCGGGAAAGTGGGAGAAGTTGTCTCCATCCACGTTATTCCCCGTCCCCATGACAACGTGGATGAGGCCCTGCCCCTCGGCCGCCAAGGAAAAGGCGGCAAAGCCAAGGCATAATCATTTTTCATTCCATGCGCTCCGGCCCGCTGGCGGTCGACGAGCGCGGCTCAAAGTGGGGTAAACCATGCAGTTAGGAAAAATAGTCGGTACGGTGGTGTCCAGCCACAAGGAACAGAAATTGGCCGGCCTCAAATTCCTTCTGGTCAGATTCCTGGACCTCGAGTTGAAACCCGCGGGCGGATCGGTGGTCGCCGTGGACGGCGTGGGGGCGGGGGTCGGCGAAGTGGTTTTGGTGGCCTCGGGCAGTTCCGCCCGCCTGACCTCCTTCACCGAAGGCAAGCCGGTGGATGCGGTGATCATGGCCATCGTCGATGTGCTGGAAATCGAGGGCCGGGAGCGCTACCGCAAGGGGGGAAGCGATTGAACCGGGGTGAGGTTGCATGAACGTCAGCGACGATCAGATAAAAAAGATTGTGGACCAAGTGGTGGACAAGCTGACAACGCTCGGTCTGAAGGCCGGGGACAATCCCGTGCGCCAAGACCGGCCCGCAACGGAAACGGCTGTCGCCCTGGCCGGCGAACGGGGGTGTTTCCCCGATATTGACTCGGCTTGCCATGCGGCCAAAAGGGCCTTCCTGGATTACCGGGACGTGCCGGTGAAGCAGAGGGAAAGGATCATCGCCGCCATGCGCGAAATCTGCCTGGAGCATTTGCCGGAGTTGTCCCGGCGCGCCC
The sequence above is drawn from the Candidatus Aminicenantes bacterium genome and encodes:
- a CDS encoding UDP-3-O-acyl-N-acetylglucosamine deacetylase; its protein translation is PIDDGSAINLCEFIKECGIVEQEEIIPDIEITQTLLIGDESTEGKFIKIEPCDVFTVRYTCIYPEPLGRQSYEFAMRSAEDFQREIAPARTYGFVDDFNKLSDMGLAEGGRMNNFILIDKDKIINTTLRFPEELARHKILDIIGDFYLLGRPIRGKITAQKTGHTDNTKMVNLVKETFLKKT
- a CDS encoding BMC domain-containing protein — translated: MSDALGLIETKGFAAMVEAADAMVKAAKVELVGYEKIGGGYTTAIVRGDVAAVKAATEAGARAAGKVGEVVSIHVIPRPHDNVDEALPLGRQGKGGKAKA
- a CDS encoding EutN/CcmL family microcompartment protein, giving the protein MQLGKIVGTVVSSHKEQKLAGLKFLLVRFLDLELKPAGGSVVAVDGVGAGVGEVVLVASGSSARLTSFTEGKPVDAVIMAIVDVLEIEGRERYRKGGSD